Proteins found in one Balaenoptera acutorostrata chromosome 17, mBalAcu1.1, whole genome shotgun sequence genomic segment:
- the PKIA gene encoding cAMP-dependent protein kinase inhibitor alpha isoform X1, translating to MRPELGGGSSCCSWQVGWGPAELTTHRPGAAALRPRGSRRRGHALIRSLRRSSLNFLRRIILNSLTVHRSSFFKGPKMGALH from the exons ATGCGGCCGGAGCTCGGCGGCGGGAGCAGCTGCTGCAGctggcaggtggggtgggggccgGCCGAGCTGACCACGCACAGACCCGGCGCGGCGGCACTGCGGCCCCGGGGCAGCCGGCGCCGGGGACATGCGCTGATTCGATCCCTCCGGAGAAG TTCACTAAACTTCCTTAggaggattattctgaattctttgacaGTTCAtagatcttcattttttaaag GACCTAAAATGGGAGCTCTTCATTAG